In the genome of Falsirhodobacter halotolerans, one region contains:
- a CDS encoding SwmB domain-containing protein — MPITKDGRILIFGRGTLPIGGASPGDVAAVSAEVAALRDEARDGRVWGISGSETPSGLNVPSWANLVQTVHNASGTSRDWRPVGPPSTGLETADLVKDGNPQPRWWARVADTAYRDRATHTGQQPMATIEGLGAALTDAEAARVAGDNQLRAVARDGVTIPLINIGGTPDAITADIWPSFLTAGITTISDTAEVVFNPNAPNVTGSPTLTAGGVTLTIRDVNNNTVPASFLRPGRPYKGRRSGSNLRIVAGDATSVELAGLRADRIVGDAQGGTITLDSVGGTGDAITASVASSLTAIGISAANVRRVTWTQPATNTAERPTLNIDGMGAVPIFSSDNAVLPAGGLKRLRIYEAVKVAGRWILISDVNGADLKILTDTQTAQGARVAMTEQQITALRGTVWPGDGLTLVRATNGPVLMVTPDGTTRGRFLAEDVVGLEDGTGGSGGVDFLPPDTGDIPMNAFNIWQKAEDVLGFLSDDWMGRTIAFEKRGGRILAETPSLAIGVLAFGGGGLGIERPLVQRHRYHVLSETGGLAPALIAADAAAVMDLDLAMDKGRKRRTLLAASVPQASITEAEALPDTPKRQEFTAKLADLTATSAAFGKTLFVDRILLSLLEGSPNTHEKTADAHYAAVGNGLRMEVAGATDQGALPLLVVSQSAGTRTSGGAEVILAEARLDWTHFALNFVVATPKYPFALAEGMPATHTTAALRQISEMEALAVAEVHAGNRWYCPVMEEVTKSNARTLQARFNALSNLALDAGEHGFTVLVNGTPVAITSAAVSSGTFVNLTLATDLPASAEIEVRYAWGASGDRGDGFAANRGKLRDGWGQVSRYDPAVTLRRYALSARVRFTAA; from the coding sequence ATGCCCATCACCAAGGACGGTCGAATCCTGATTTTCGGGCGGGGAACGCTGCCCATCGGCGGGGCATCCCCGGGGGATGTCGCCGCGGTATCCGCCGAAGTAGCCGCACTGCGGGATGAGGCGCGGGACGGCCGCGTCTGGGGGATCTCCGGATCGGAGACGCCGTCCGGGCTGAACGTCCCTTCCTGGGCCAACCTCGTGCAGACGGTGCACAATGCGTCGGGGACATCGCGGGACTGGCGTCCGGTCGGGCCGCCGTCGACCGGTCTGGAAACGGCCGATCTGGTCAAGGACGGCAATCCCCAGCCCCGCTGGTGGGCGCGCGTGGCCGACACAGCCTATCGCGATCGCGCGACCCATACCGGGCAGCAGCCCATGGCGACGATCGAGGGTCTTGGTGCTGCCTTGACCGACGCGGAGGCGGCGCGCGTGGCTGGGGACAACCAGCTTCGCGCCGTGGCCCGCGACGGCGTCACGATCCCGCTCATCAATATCGGCGGCACCCCGGACGCCATCACGGCGGACATCTGGCCGTCCTTCCTCACCGCGGGGATCACGACCATCTCCGATACCGCCGAGGTGGTGTTCAACCCCAACGCCCCGAACGTCACCGGCAGCCCTACCCTGACCGCAGGCGGGGTGACGCTGACCATTCGCGACGTCAACAACAACACGGTCCCCGCGAGCTTTCTTCGACCGGGCCGTCCCTACAAGGGGCGGCGCAGCGGATCGAACCTGCGGATCGTCGCGGGGGATGCGACATCGGTCGAACTGGCGGGCTTGCGCGCGGACCGGATCGTCGGCGATGCGCAGGGCGGCACGATCACGCTGGACTCGGTGGGGGGAACGGGGGACGCGATCACGGCCTCGGTGGCCTCCTCCCTGACCGCGATCGGGATCAGCGCGGCCAATGTCCGCCGGGTCACCTGGACGCAACCGGCCACGAACACCGCCGAACGTCCCACCCTGAACATCGACGGCATGGGGGCGGTCCCGATCTTCAGCTCGGACAACGCGGTCCTTCCGGCGGGGGGCCTCAAGCGCTTGCGCATCTATGAGGCCGTCAAGGTGGCGGGCCGCTGGATCCTGATCAGCGATGTGAACGGCGCGGACCTGAAGATCCTGACGGACACCCAGACCGCACAGGGGGCGCGCGTTGCGATGACAGAGCAGCAGATCACCGCCCTGCGCGGAACGGTCTGGCCGGGAGACGGCCTGACGCTGGTGCGGGCCACCAACGGGCCGGTGCTGATGGTCACCCCCGATGGCACCACGCGCGGCCGCTTTCTGGCCGAGGACGTTGTCGGGCTGGAGGACGGAACCGGCGGGTCGGGCGGGGTCGACTTCCTGCCCCCCGACACCGGCGACATTCCGATGAACGCCTTCAACATCTGGCAAAAGGCGGAGGATGTTCTGGGCTTTCTCTCCGACGACTGGATGGGCCGCACCATCGCCTTCGAGAAGCGCGGCGGCCGCATCCTTGCGGAGACGCCCAGCCTCGCCATCGGCGTTCTGGCCTTCGGCGGCGGGGGTCTGGGGATCGAGCGGCCTCTTGTGCAGCGCCATCGCTACCATGTTCTGTCCGAAACGGGCGGTCTCGCGCCTGCCTTGATCGCGGCGGATGCGGCGGCCGTCATGGATCTCGATCTGGCCATGGACAAGGGCCGCAAGCGCCGGACCTTGCTTGCGGCCTCGGTGCCCCAAGCCTCGATCACCGAAGCCGAAGCCCTGCCCGACACGCCGAAGCGGCAGGAGTTCACGGCCAAGCTGGCCGACCTGACGGCGACGTCCGCCGCCTTCGGCAAGACGCTCTTCGTCGATCGCATCCTGCTGTCGCTGCTGGAAGGCTCGCCGAACACCCACGAGAAGACGGCCGACGCGCATTACGCGGCGGTCGGGAACGGGCTGCGCATGGAGGTGGCCGGGGCGACCGATCAGGGGGCGCTGCCGCTCCTTGTCGTCAGCCAGTCGGCGGGCACCCGCACCTCCGGGGGGGCCGAGGTGATCCTGGCCGAAGCGCGGCTGGACTGGACCCACTTCGCGCTGAACTTCGTGGTCGCCACGCCGAAGTATCCCTTTGCACTGGCCGAGGGCATGCCCGCCACCCACACGACCGCCGCGCTTCGCCAGATCAGCGAGATGGAGGCGCTGGCGGTGGCCGAGGTCCATGCGGGCAACCGCTGGTATTGCCCGGTCATGGAGGAGGTGACCAAGTCGAATGCCCGCACCCTTCAGGCGCGCTTCAACGCGCTCTCGAACCTTGCTCTGGACGCGGGCGAACACGGGTTCACGGTTCTAGTAAACGGCACCCCGGTTGCGATCACCTCGGCGGCGGTCAGTTCGGGCACCTTCGTCAACCTTACGCTGGCAACCGATCTGCCTGCCTCGGCCGAGATCGAGGTCCGTTATGCCTGGGGCGCCTCGGGGGATCGCGGCGACGGATTTGCCGCCAACCGGGGCAAGCTGCGCGACGGCTGGGGACAGGTCTCGCGCTATGACCCCGCCGTCACGCTGCGCCGCTATGCGCTGTCCGCGCGCGTTCGCTTCACCGCCGCATAA
- a CDS encoding phage tail protein: MATAGLGFFAAAAIQIGVGLAVSMVVAKFTQSRQPSFDPSVRFNPSQPIAYQERAYGITRKGGPVGFTIFTRFPVYPGSPVWHDCRAYVVLLAAHAIDGIEAWFVDDREVTLNANGAPFEQPYDTNFVYATPHLGGLNQPVDPVFRAGIAAFTDAHNFPGLAYIACRAAKTKDDRFNELYPNGRPVWSPAIRGNRNIYDPRDGARKFTRNWALIFAHELVTYQGLEVDWDEVAYEADQCDTLVATGDGTLLPRWRADGSFTDDMQHASIRAQFLLAADAFFYEREDGKVGFTAGRWIEPVLTLGPADFLTIQIDSTRDIDIAQEYATTYIEPNRKYVDTPTGAWVVGAGGGERKDVSATLVSSYHQAVALAKRTARMEHAEYKISATLKFVGFDIRTHRFVRLELPEMGISCAIEIQKLTLNEDWMTWRLEGTSTAPDDWLVAPGEYPARPVYDRIDSEDIILPNGSLQVTYGGSTSGSAALVATWDVIDDSYRQRVRYALDGTEDWSTFVPPAGVTRLEATGLLDGRRYAFQIRNERGGKSSDWSLPVVVTARADGDAPAAVRSFRAEAGSSQASLSWIAPNVANYRATRIYRGATLDSALLVQTVYGAPNQLDGWIDTGLAPGTYRYWARSINGSGVEGPAAGPATATIL; this comes from the coding sequence GTGGCTACGGCGGGCCTGGGGTTTTTCGCGGCTGCCGCGATCCAGATCGGCGTGGGCCTCGCGGTCAGCATGGTGGTCGCCAAGTTCACCCAGTCGCGTCAGCCCTCATTCGACCCTTCGGTGCGCTTCAACCCCAGCCAGCCGATCGCCTATCAGGAACGGGCCTATGGCATCACCCGCAAGGGCGGGCCGGTGGGCTTCACGATCTTCACGCGCTTTCCCGTCTATCCCGGATCACCCGTCTGGCACGACTGTCGTGCCTATGTCGTCCTGCTGGCCGCCCACGCGATCGACGGGATCGAGGCGTGGTTCGTCGATGATCGGGAGGTGACGTTGAACGCGAACGGGGCGCCGTTCGAGCAGCCCTATGACACCAACTTCGTCTATGCCACGCCGCATTTGGGGGGCTTGAACCAGCCGGTCGATCCGGTGTTCCGCGCAGGCATCGCCGCGTTCACCGATGCGCACAACTTCCCCGGTCTCGCCTACATCGCCTGCCGTGCGGCCAAGACGAAAGACGACCGGTTCAACGAACTGTATCCCAACGGGCGCCCGGTCTGGTCCCCCGCGATCCGGGGCAATAGGAACATCTACGATCCGCGTGACGGGGCGCGGAAGTTCACCCGCAACTGGGCGCTGATCTTCGCCCATGAGCTGGTGACGTATCAGGGCCTCGAGGTCGACTGGGACGAGGTCGCCTATGAGGCGGACCAATGCGACACGCTGGTCGCCACCGGCGACGGGACGCTTCTGCCGCGCTGGCGGGCGGACGGTTCGTTCACCGACGACATGCAGCACGCGTCGATCCGGGCGCAGTTCCTGCTGGCGGCGGATGCGTTCTTCTATGAGCGGGAGGACGGCAAGGTCGGCTTCACCGCGGGGCGCTGGATCGAACCGGTCCTAACGCTGGGACCGGCGGACTTCCTGACCATCCAGATCGACAGCACCCGCGACATCGACATCGCGCAGGAATACGCCACGACCTACATCGAGCCGAACCGCAAGTACGTTGACACGCCCACCGGCGCGTGGGTGGTGGGCGCGGGCGGCGGGGAGCGCAAGGACGTCTCGGCCACGCTGGTCAGCAGCTATCACCAGGCGGTGGCGCTGGCCAAGCGCACAGCGCGGATGGAGCATGCGGAATACAAGATCAGCGCCACGCTGAAGTTCGTGGGCTTTGACATCCGGACGCACCGCTTCGTGCGGCTGGAACTGCCGGAGATGGGGATCAGTTGCGCGATCGAGATACAGAAGCTGACCCTCAATGAGGACTGGATGACCTGGAGGCTGGAGGGCACCAGCACCGCCCCCGACGATTGGCTGGTGGCGCCTGGCGAATACCCTGCGCGACCCGTCTATGACCGTATCGACAGCGAGGACATCATTCTGCCAAACGGCAGTCTGCAGGTGACCTATGGCGGCTCGACCTCCGGCTCGGCGGCGCTGGTCGCCACATGGGACGTCATTGATGACAGCTATCGCCAGCGGGTGCGATACGCGCTGGACGGGACCGAAGACTGGTCGACCTTCGTGCCGCCTGCGGGGGTCACACGGCTGGAGGCCACCGGCCTGCTGGACGGGCGGCGGTATGCATTTCAGATCCGCAACGAGCGCGGCGGCAAATCGTCTGACTGGTCGCTGCCGGTCGTCGTGACAGCCCGCGCGGATGGCGATGCGCCGGCGGCCGTCCGCAGTTTCCGCGCAGAAGCCGGGTCTTCCCAAGCTTCGCTGTCGTGGATCGCGCCGAACGTCGCCAATTACCGCGCCACGCGGATCTATCGCGGGGCCACTTTGGACAGCGCGCTGCTGGTGCAAACCGTCTACGGCGCGCCGAACCAGCTGGACGGCTGGATCGATACCGGGCTGGCCCCTGGCACTTACCGCTACTGGGCCAGGTCCATCAACGGTTCGGGCGTCGAGGGCCCGGCCGCCGGGCCCGCCACAGCCACCATTCTCTGA
- a CDS encoding DUF6950 family protein, with translation MTPLYAELNRWRALPFVWGELDCILALADWCVVAGWPDPAVDVRFTYDDRASCQRETRFITDPLRLMGRCLEAIGMPRVTEAVEGDIAVLRLGRNVHVGAVWSAYGWASKADPGVVFHAPQNEVLGIWGVGYAA, from the coding sequence ATGACCCCGCTTTATGCCGAGTTGAACCGCTGGCGGGCGCTGCCCTTCGTCTGGGGGGAATTGGACTGCATTCTCGCGCTTGCCGACTGGTGTGTCGTGGCGGGCTGGCCCGATCCGGCGGTGGATGTGCGGTTCACCTATGACGACCGGGCGTCCTGCCAAAGGGAAACGCGGTTCATCACCGATCCGCTGAGGCTGATGGGGCGCTGTCTGGAAGCGATCGGCATGCCCCGCGTGACCGAGGCGGTGGAGGGCGACATCGCCGTCCTGCGGTTGGGCCGCAACGTCCATGTGGGCGCGGTGTGGTCGGCCTATGGCTGGGCCAGCAAGGCCGATCCGGGGGTGGTGTTTCACGCCCCGCAGAATGAAGTCCTGGGAATATGGGGTGTGGGGTATGCGGCTTAG
- a CDS encoding tape measure protein, protein MAASSVIGALRVNLGLDSASFENGLTKSEKRAKAFQSNMAGIAKRVAVAFAAIVSVGATARAADQWSDLSARVGNAVGSMEAAPAVMARISQMARKSYSDLGQTTEAFLGNSTALKELGFSTERQLDFTEALNNALVINGTRGERAASVTKAITDAMATGKMEGDGFNTVLKDGDRIAKALAAELGTTVGGLRQMQKDGKITADVISRALLGSLEDLRREAGDMPATIGDGITLIRNSFVTLVGAFDRVFMASGGVANAFVAVADAMSSLATFVTTHGHTIAAVFQQIAVTAAIAGGVIATRYALAVGISFVQASISAVQQTIALNMALGATSRTSALAAGAVKLLSGALVALRGALIATGIGAAVVAAGYLVSKFIDLVRASGGFGNALGLLKDLAIDVWDRIGAGATSMVASMDAAWLGMKSEFSYALHDMLATFAGFLGKVNASINKTFRTNLSESPLAQELSDLNRAGNDAAEAATDASARASAAWEPARAPLESLAAIRDLLTKPTDDIVPTIPDVPGGTTPGGAGDGAGGGAAKKIKDVVDTLRQQFTMLQQTKGMTDAQVTTWQALRDAGVGAASAIGREISKLTQGIASMTVLNDLATQLNEARVTANMTDLETSIWQKQQEAGVEAQSANGKIIDQQMRQIQNIKDLKSATTQWRDSVGGALSEFITKGGSFTDVLKSIATGLADMMIQTGFNSIWGRVGSGGGFGSLLSGMGIGRNANGTNNWRGGWTALHERGGEIVNLPKGGQVIPNDISKRMADAAGKAQAGLQRVMVGIDPRNGNVTGYVRNEAGRMDGQMARVQQQRMPGLMADNQRRRITG, encoded by the coding sequence ATGGCCGCATCGTCCGTCATCGGCGCCCTGCGCGTCAACCTTGGCCTCGACAGCGCAAGCTTTGAAAATGGGCTCACCAAATCCGAGAAGCGGGCGAAGGCATTCCAGTCGAATATGGCCGGGATCGCCAAGCGAGTGGCCGTTGCCTTTGCGGCCATTGTCTCGGTCGGCGCTACCGCCCGCGCCGCCGATCAATGGTCGGACCTGTCGGCGCGGGTCGGCAATGCCGTGGGCAGCATGGAAGCCGCCCCGGCGGTCATGGCGCGGATCAGCCAGATGGCGCGGAAGTCCTATTCCGATCTCGGGCAGACGACCGAAGCCTTTCTCGGCAATAGCACCGCGCTGAAGGAACTGGGGTTCTCGACCGAACGGCAGCTGGACTTCACCGAGGCGCTGAACAACGCGCTGGTGATCAACGGCACACGCGGGGAACGCGCGGCCTCGGTCACTAAAGCCATCACCGACGCCATGGCGACGGGCAAGATGGAAGGGGACGGGTTCAACACCGTCCTGAAGGACGGCGACCGGATCGCGAAGGCATTGGCAGCCGAACTCGGCACCACCGTGGGCGGTCTGCGTCAGATGCAGAAGGACGGCAAGATCACCGCCGACGTGATCTCGCGCGCTCTTCTGGGCAGTCTGGAAGATCTGCGCCGCGAGGCGGGCGACATGCCCGCGACGATCGGCGATGGGATCACCCTGATCCGCAACAGCTTCGTCACTCTGGTTGGCGCGTTCGACCGGGTGTTCATGGCTTCGGGCGGGGTGGCCAATGCCTTTGTCGCGGTGGCCGATGCCATGTCATCGCTGGCGACCTTCGTCACGACCCACGGCCACACGATCGCGGCGGTGTTCCAGCAGATCGCCGTCACCGCCGCGATCGCGGGCGGGGTGATCGCCACGCGCTATGCACTCGCTGTCGGGATCAGCTTTGTGCAGGCATCCATCTCGGCGGTCCAGCAGACCATCGCGCTCAACATGGCCCTCGGGGCCACCAGCCGAACCTCGGCCCTGGCGGCGGGCGCGGTAAAGCTTCTGTCGGGGGCCTTGGTCGCCCTGCGCGGTGCGCTCATCGCCACGGGCATCGGGGCGGCGGTTGTAGCGGCCGGGTATCTCGTCAGCAAGTTCATCGATCTGGTGCGCGCATCGGGCGGGTTCGGAAACGCGCTCGGCCTTCTGAAAGATTTGGCAATTGACGTCTGGGACCGGATCGGGGCGGGGGCGACCAGCATGGTCGCCTCGATGGATGCCGCATGGCTTGGGATGAAGTCCGAGTTCAGCTATGCGCTGCATGACATGCTGGCGACCTTTGCCGGGTTCCTCGGCAAGGTGAATGCCTCGATCAACAAGACCTTCCGCACGAACCTGTCGGAGTCGCCGTTGGCGCAGGAATTGTCTGACCTTAACCGGGCGGGCAATGATGCCGCCGAAGCGGCCACGGACGCATCCGCGCGGGCGTCCGCGGCGTGGGAACCCGCCCGTGCGCCTTTGGAAAGTCTGGCCGCGATCCGCGACCTGCTGACGAAACCCACGGATGACATCGTGCCGACGATCCCCGATGTCCCCGGCGGAACGACCCCGGGCGGGGCGGGCGATGGGGCCGGAGGCGGGGCGGCGAAGAAGATCAAGGATGTTGTCGACACCCTGCGCCAGCAGTTCACCATGCTCCAGCAGACCAAGGGCATGACCGATGCGCAGGTCACCACATGGCAGGCGCTACGGGATGCCGGTGTAGGTGCAGCCTCGGCCATTGGGCGCGAGATCAGCAAGCTCACGCAGGGCATTGCCTCGATGACTGTGCTGAACGATCTGGCCACCCAGCTGAACGAGGCGCGGGTCACGGCCAACATGACCGACCTCGAGACCTCGATCTGGCAGAAACAGCAGGAGGCCGGGGTTGAGGCCCAGTCGGCCAACGGCAAGATCATTGATCAGCAGATGCGCCAGATCCAGAATATTAAGGATCTGAAGTCGGCTACCACCCAATGGCGGGACAGCGTTGGTGGAGCATTGTCGGAGTTCATCACCAAGGGCGGCAGCTTCACGGATGTGCTGAAATCGATCGCCACCGGTTTGGCCGACATGATGATCCAAACGGGGTTCAATTCGATCTGGGGGCGTGTTGGTTCTGGTGGCGGCTTTGGTTCTCTGCTGTCCGGCATGGGCATCGGGCGCAATGCCAATGGCACCAACAATTGGCGCGGCGGATGGACGGCCTTGCATGAACGAGGGGGCGAGATCGTCAACCTGCCGAAGGGGGGACAGGTGATCCCGAACGACATCTCCAAGCGAATGGCGGATGCGGCAGGCAAAGCGCAGGCGGGCTTGCAACGGGTCATGGTCGGCATCGATCCCCGCAACGGGAACGTCACCGGGTACGTGCGTAACGAGGCGGGCCGGATGGATGGCCAGATGGCCCGGGTACAGCAGCAGCGCATGCCGGGGCTGATGGCGGACAATCAGAGGCGCAGGATCACCGGATGA
- a CDS encoding phage tail tube protein yields MAKTKAKIGHLSTYGIRMSGSGPFQKVAEVTNLTPPGRTRDTVDATHLESPDGYKEYIPGLKDAGEATLTINFDPADQDILLEAFENGAVESQITFPNKVTLTFDGIVTGYEINDVVADEKMSATFTVKPSGRPVLAAPAGGA; encoded by the coding sequence ATGGCTAAGACCAAAGCCAAGATCGGCCACCTTTCGACTTACGGCATTCGCATGAGCGGCAGCGGACCATTCCAGAAGGTGGCAGAGGTGACCAACCTGACGCCCCCCGGGCGCACCCGCGATACGGTCGATGCCACCCACCTGGAAAGCCCGGACGGGTATAAAGAATACATCCCCGGCCTGAAGGACGCGGGCGAAGCCACGCTGACCATCAACTTCGATCCGGCCGATCAGGACATCCTGCTTGAGGCGTTCGAGAACGGCGCGGTCGAAAGCCAGATCACCTTCCCCAACAAGGTGACCCTGACCTTCGACGGCATCGTCACCGGCTACGAAATCAACGATGTCGTGGCGGACGAGAAAATGTCCGCAACCTTCACCGTCAAACCAAGCGGGCGGCCTGTACTGGCGGCTCCGGCCGGGGGAGCCTGA
- the gp17 gene encoding tail completion protein gp17 — MEEAFIALLWAADLGIPDSRINFGTHPQGATLPGIVLTVVDSAQGLTLSGPDKLWAGRVQVDCYAEQFDVAKLLSRAVIAALDGHADDAFQGIFLIATRDSHETSAPGRPFRTSLDFSTHWSAHHG; from the coding sequence ATGGAAGAAGCGTTCATTGCCTTGCTGTGGGCGGCTGATCTCGGCATCCCCGACAGCCGCATAAACTTTGGCACGCACCCCCAAGGTGCCACGCTGCCGGGCATCGTTCTGACGGTCGTGGACAGTGCCCAGGGCTTGACCCTGAGTGGCCCGGACAAGCTGTGGGCAGGCCGCGTTCAGGTCGATTGCTATGCCGAGCAGTTCGATGTTGCGAAGTTGTTGTCACGCGCAGTTATCGCCGCTCTGGACGGCCACGCTGACGACGCTTTCCAAGGCATCTTTCTTATCGCCACCCGCGACAGTCACGAGACAAGCGCGCCGGGTCGCCCCTTCCGAACCTCCCTCGATTTTTCCACACATTGGAGCGCACACCATGGCTAA
- a CDS encoding HK97-gp10 family putative phage morphogenesis protein, producing the protein MKLTVRTSGFRELDAALKQFKKSTAKGVMRRALKAAAQPMADLGSSLAPRGDTETLAPSVTAGAKLSKRQKAMHRKMFRSDKASVEMFVGAGPLSSAHNQEFGNINHGAQPFMRPAWDREAKPTLARLGDEMGKEIDKTAKRVPARAAKLQRKDYQL; encoded by the coding sequence ATGAAGCTGACCGTTCGCACCAGCGGGTTCAGGGAACTCGATGCCGCACTGAAGCAGTTCAAGAAGTCCACGGCCAAGGGTGTGATGCGTCGCGCGCTGAAGGCCGCCGCGCAACCGATGGCCGACCTCGGATCTTCGCTCGCCCCGCGGGGTGATACCGAAACCCTCGCCCCCTCGGTCACGGCCGGCGCAAAGCTGAGCAAGCGCCAGAAGGCCATGCACCGGAAGATGTTCCGCAGTGACAAGGCCTCGGTCGAGATGTTCGTTGGCGCGGGTCCGCTGTCGTCCGCGCATAACCAAGAGTTCGGCAACATCAACCATGGCGCGCAGCCTTTCATGCGACCGGCATGGGACCGTGAGGCAAAACCGACGCTTGCGCGATTGGGCGACGAGATGGGCAAGGAGATCGACAAGACGGCAAAGCGCGTCCCGGCCCGCGCGGCCAAGCTGCAGCGCAAAGACTATCAGCTGTAA
- a CDS encoding head-tail adaptor protein has product MIRAGSLNRRVQFLRSNEIMTPFASRPGEPTPFGGRVWASREDMSDAEKAAGDTVFSGVSARFVVRSNAFTREITTKDQLTEGGTTFDIVGIKEIGRREAIEITGVAREEA; this is encoded by the coding sequence ATGATCCGCGCCGGGAGCCTGAACCGCCGCGTGCAGTTTCTGCGATCGAATGAGATTATGACGCCGTTCGCGTCGCGCCCCGGCGAACCGACCCCATTCGGTGGTCGGGTATGGGCGTCCCGCGAGGACATGTCCGATGCCGAGAAAGCTGCGGGCGACACTGTATTTTCCGGAGTATCTGCCCGCTTCGTCGTGCGGTCCAATGCGTTCACGCGAGAGATCACGACCAAGGATCAGCTAACTGAGGGCGGCACCACATTCGACATCGTTGGCATCAAGGAGATCGGGCGCCGCGAGGCAATCGAGATCACAGGCGTGGCGAGGGAAGAGGCATGA
- a CDS encoding head-tail connector protein yields MIMRPVLVTPPQGSIVTLEELRLQCRADEVQEEDALLLSLRDAAMAHLDGWYGILGRCILSQTWQQDFATVGPVRLALPDITDLEVVRVDAEGAEIEVLGSVIRHDALGTTVSPRVLAPGPLRVRFTAEMPRELRPVVAQAVKMLVGHWYANREAVVTGTIATALPFAVNALLGPIRAVRV; encoded by the coding sequence ATGATCATGCGCCCGGTATTGGTGACCCCGCCTCAAGGGTCGATCGTGACCCTCGAGGAATTGCGGCTGCAATGCCGGGCGGATGAGGTGCAGGAGGAGGATGCCCTCCTCCTATCATTGCGGGATGCCGCCATGGCGCACCTCGATGGATGGTACGGCATCCTTGGGCGATGCATCCTGTCGCAGACGTGGCAGCAGGACTTCGCGACGGTCGGGCCAGTTCGGCTTGCCCTGCCCGACATTACAGACTTGGAGGTGGTTCGCGTCGATGCGGAAGGCGCGGAAATCGAGGTGCTGGGTTCGGTAATCCGCCATGATGCGCTCGGCACAACCGTGTCACCGCGCGTTCTCGCCCCTGGGCCATTGCGCGTTCGGTTCACGGCTGAGATGCCCCGTGAACTGCGACCCGTGGTTGCCCAAGCCGTCAAGATGCTGGTCGGGCACTGGTACGCCAACCGGGAAGCTGTGGTGACCGGAACGATTGCGACCGCCCTCCCCTTCGCCGTCAACGCCCTGCTGGGTCCGATCCGCGCGGTGCGCGTCTGA
- a CDS encoding phage major capsid protein, whose protein sequence is MTHHFTPAKACGVVAVRADGSSDLSRVITALQTDWTEFKAVVATKDKEIAAKFDDVVTTDKLEKINANIANLQGAVDQANAQLAAAKLNGGGDREIRDPEYSEAFRAHFRKGAIEASLTKGTAPEGGYLAPVEWDRTITNRLVQVSPMRALATVQSISTNGFTKLFNNRGMGSGWVGETAPRPQTSTPTFGQMTYNTGEIYANPAATQQMLDDAEVDLEAWIAEEVELEFSYQEGMAFVAGNGVNKPAGFLTYVEGGANANAHPWGAIKTGVTTAAATGITADEIIDLIYDLPNEYSADARFVMNRKSQASIRKLKDGQGNYLWQPSFQAGQPATLAMYPITEMPAMPDFAADAFPIAFGDFRRGYMIIDRVGVRVLRDPFTNKPFVHFYTTKRVGGGLLNPDVLRVVKAGAAA, encoded by the coding sequence ATGACCCATCATTTTACCCCCGCGAAGGCTTGCGGGGTCGTTGCCGTACGCGCCGATGGTTCGAGCGACCTGTCGCGCGTCATCACCGCGCTGCAAACCGACTGGACCGAGTTCAAGGCGGTTGTCGCCACCAAGGACAAGGAAATCGCCGCGAAGTTCGACGACGTCGTCACAACCGACAAGCTGGAGAAGATCAACGCCAACATCGCGAACCTTCAAGGGGCCGTCGATCAGGCCAACGCGCAGTTGGCCGCCGCGAAGCTGAATGGGGGCGGCGATCGCGAGATCCGCGACCCCGAATACTCCGAGGCGTTCCGGGCCCATTTCCGCAAGGGGGCTATCGAAGCATCGCTGACCAAGGGCACTGCGCCCGAGGGCGGGTATCTCGCGCCGGTGGAATGGGATCGCACGATCACCAACCGCCTTGTTCAGGTCTCGCCCATGCGGGCGCTGGCGACGGTCCAGTCCATCAGCACGAATGGATTCACCAAGCTGTTCAACAACCGTGGCATGGGCTCGGGATGGGTGGGCGAAACCGCTCCGCGCCCGCAGACGTCGACGCCGACGTTTGGGCAGATGACCTACAACACCGGCGAAATCTACGCGAACCCGGCCGCCACCCAGCAAATGCTGGACGACGCCGAGGTGGATTTGGAAGCGTGGATCGCGGAAGAGGTCGAGCTCGAGTTCTCCTATCAGGAGGGCATGGCCTTCGTGGCGGGCAACGGAGTGAACAAGCCCGCCGGGTTCCTGACCTATGTCGAGGGCGGCGCCAATGCGAACGCCCACCCCTGGGGCGCGATCAAGACCGGCGTCACGACGGCGGCCGCCACTGGCATCACCGCGGACGAGATCATCGACCTGATCTACGATCTGCCGAACGAGTATTCGGCCGACGCCCGCTTCGTGATGAACCGGAAGTCGCAGGCGTCGATCCGGAAGCTGAAAGATGGGCAGGGCAATTATCTCTGGCAGCCGTCCTTCCAGGCAGGGCAGCCCGCGACCTTGGCCATGTATCCGATCACGGAAATGCCCGCGATGCCGGACTTTGCCGCGGATGCCTTCCCGATCGCTTTCGGCGACTTCCGCCGGGGGTACATGATCATCGATCGAGTTGGGGTCCGTGTTCTGCGGGACCCCTTCACCAACAAGCCGTTCGTTCACTTCTACACGACGAAACGTGTGGGAGGTGGCCTGCTGAACCCCGACGTGCTGCGCGTCGTAAAGGCCGGGGCCGCCGCCTAA